The following coding sequences lie in one Candidatus Deferrimicrobiaceae bacterium genomic window:
- a CDS encoding PD-(D/E)XK nuclease family protein, whose protein sequence is MGKRKNDISRLFAGPFPALEERLLSRLPESFGRARGREDVLLVPSNELREHLLRRLAARGEGVAAGSSIVTLYDFVVRLLKHRGIFPRELPPAQASAAMLAAVREVYATGKGDFAAISTTPGFVLALSRTMSDFEEGWVGEETLREAEARARAGGNPKANRWAEWRRLFLAVERKIAAAGGMSRRKIFQQAVAGFEQPGYPFRAILYGFYDFTRLQWTLVDALLASGILDEVYFPGIFREDGSLSPAFAYAALAWERLCAAFERNVEYLGDPVSPAVDAVRERLFSPPPPAATGAVPFSVLSAPHESGELRLAARQVREWRDAYPGEDVLLVSRKFAEGLVPAWERVAAEYGIRAAGRASVPLSSVPPVRVLIQMIEAAEEDFPRRKVIDILSSPYRRREERGPGPAPRPDLWDVWTRELLVVSGSDWETRLARLRLRGDGEETDEEREEREERRLQLRLLGEEVRLLREALRPVREARSYAGLSAALVSLLIRDFRIGGGDDAEGDRDRRAMAALLSLLEDVALIPDREVPWPGTETALAWLRGLLADQRLFVGERGGMRVPGAVVAGDIFSLRGATADRILFLSVNEEAVPAQIEEDPLLPDVDREEINRISRQRGMPDALALRRRNAAEERLLFSLPAASAREEVAFGVLRADAEGTARRPSRYLLHLLSQFAGPGVYSEKWGEASGASILSLSRKPFAALSGPGPVSAREAALRGWRDGVFPDPGDREISWVRVAGILSEWRARGEGRSLFPGPWTAIPSPAVHSSSALEELAMCPYRYFLHRLLGLAPAEEPEETLVLSPAEMGVLVHDILRKIGKDAAEGKGWGDPRRSAGEVFARFSRENPVGLPGLFQLQRREIESAVDAFLAWESARAKLPGAYRVEAVEERFGVKAEGGLPAFAGRVDRVDRGPSGEVEIIDYKYRDGKNERPPLSLIRNGLSHQIPVYLLFARTLSPAVRASLLFLKGEIRSVTVEGGRWEEIRGEWSASLAAWLSLVSAGYFPPFPHHRFRFAGDLPPRYCRGCPYRDHCRVSPAFEGTEAETEALIRRVLEDPAFHAVAGLRPVREG, encoded by the coding sequence ATGGGGAAGCGTAAAAACGATATTTCCCGCCTGTTTGCCGGTCCCTTTCCCGCTCTGGAAGAAAGGCTCCTTTCCCGTCTCCCGGAGTCGTTCGGACGCGCCCGCGGGCGGGAGGACGTGCTCCTCGTCCCTTCCAACGAGCTTCGGGAGCATCTCCTGCGCCGCCTGGCGGCGAGGGGGGAGGGGGTTGCGGCGGGTTCCTCGATCGTGACGCTCTACGATTTCGTCGTGCGGCTGCTCAAGCACCGGGGGATCTTTCCCCGCGAGCTTCCCCCCGCGCAGGCGTCCGCGGCGATGCTCGCCGCGGTCCGGGAGGTGTACGCAACCGGGAAGGGGGACTTCGCGGCGATCTCCACGACGCCGGGTTTCGTCCTTGCCCTCTCCCGCACGATGTCGGACTTCGAGGAAGGGTGGGTGGGGGAAGAGACCCTTCGGGAGGCGGAAGCGAGGGCGCGCGCGGGGGGGAACCCGAAGGCGAACCGATGGGCCGAGTGGCGACGCCTCTTTCTCGCCGTCGAGAGGAAGATCGCGGCCGCGGGAGGAATGTCCCGCCGGAAGATCTTCCAGCAGGCCGTCGCGGGGTTCGAGCAGCCCGGCTATCCGTTCCGCGCGATTCTTTACGGCTTCTACGACTTCACCCGCCTGCAGTGGACGCTCGTCGACGCGCTTCTCGCGAGCGGCATCCTCGACGAGGTGTACTTCCCCGGGATCTTCCGGGAGGACGGTTCCCTTTCCCCCGCCTTCGCCTATGCGGCGCTTGCGTGGGAACGGCTGTGTGCGGCCTTTGAGAGGAATGTCGAGTACCTGGGGGATCCCGTCTCTCCCGCCGTGGACGCGGTCCGCGAACGGCTCTTCTCCCCGCCTCCGCCGGCCGCCACCGGAGCGGTCCCGTTTTCCGTCCTGTCCGCCCCCCACGAAAGCGGCGAGTTGCGCCTCGCCGCGAGACAGGTGCGGGAGTGGCGGGACGCATATCCCGGAGAGGACGTTCTCCTCGTCTCCCGGAAGTTCGCGGAAGGCCTGGTCCCCGCCTGGGAGAGGGTGGCCGCCGAATACGGGATCCGGGCCGCGGGAAGGGCAAGCGTGCCGCTTTCGTCCGTCCCCCCCGTGCGCGTCCTGATCCAGATGATCGAGGCGGCCGAGGAGGATTTTCCGCGGAGGAAGGTGATCGACATACTTTCCTCGCCCTACCGGCGGAGGGAGGAAAGAGGCCCGGGCCCCGCGCCGCGCCCCGACCTCTGGGACGTGTGGACGAGGGAGCTCCTGGTGGTCTCCGGCTCCGACTGGGAGACGCGCCTCGCCCGCCTGCGCCTCCGGGGGGACGGGGAGGAGACCGACGAGGAACGGGAAGAACGGGAGGAACGGCGGCTCCAGCTCCGGCTCCTTGGGGAAGAGGTTCGCCTCCTCCGGGAGGCGCTGCGGCCGGTCCGCGAGGCGCGCAGCTACGCCGGGCTCTCCGCGGCCCTTGTCTCCCTCCTGATCCGGGATTTCCGGATCGGGGGCGGGGACGACGCGGAAGGAGACCGGGACCGCCGCGCCATGGCGGCCCTTCTTTCCCTGCTGGAGGACGTTGCGCTGATCCCGGACCGGGAGGTCCCGTGGCCGGGCACGGAGACCGCCCTCGCCTGGCTGCGCGGGCTTCTTGCCGACCAGCGCCTTTTCGTGGGCGAGAGGGGGGGGATGCGCGTTCCGGGGGCGGTGGTCGCGGGGGACATCTTCTCCCTGCGCGGGGCGACGGCCGACCGGATCCTGTTCCTCTCCGTCAACGAGGAGGCGGTGCCCGCCCAGATCGAGGAGGATCCTCTCCTTCCCGACGTCGATCGGGAGGAGATCAACCGGATCTCCCGCCAGCGGGGGATGCCCGACGCCCTCGCGCTTCGGCGCCGCAACGCCGCCGAGGAGAGGCTGCTCTTCTCCCTTCCGGCGGCGTCGGCGAGGGAGGAGGTCGCCTTCGGCGTCCTCCGGGCCGACGCGGAAGGGACGGCCCGGAGGCCGTCCCGGTATCTCCTCCATCTCCTCTCCCAGTTCGCGGGGCCGGGGGTCTACTCGGAGAAGTGGGGCGAGGCGTCCGGCGCATCGATCCTCTCCCTCTCCCGGAAACCGTTCGCGGCGCTTTCCGGCCCGGGACCCGTGAGCGCGAGGGAAGCGGCCCTTAGGGGCTGGCGCGACGGCGTTTTTCCGGACCCGGGGGACCGGGAGATCTCCTGGGTCCGCGTGGCGGGGATCCTCTCGGAGTGGAGAGCGAGGGGGGAGGGACGGTCGCTCTTTCCGGGTCCGTGGACGGCCATCCCCTCTCCCGCCGTCCACAGTTCCTCCGCGCTGGAAGAGCTGGCGATGTGCCCCTACCGGTATTTCCTGCACCGGCTGCTCGGCCTTGCCCCGGCCGAGGAGCCCGAGGAGACCCTGGTCCTTTCGCCCGCGGAGATGGGGGTGCTCGTGCACGACATCCTCCGGAAGATCGGCAAAGACGCCGCGGAAGGGAAAGGGTGGGGAGACCCGCGCCGGTCGGCCGGCGAGGTGTTCGCCCGGTTTTCCCGGGAGAATCCCGTGGGGCTTCCCGGCCTTTTCCAGCTCCAGCGCAGGGAGATCGAGTCGGCCGTGGATGCGTTCCTCGCGTGGGAGTCCGCCCGGGCGAAGCTCCCCGGAGCGTACCGGGTCGAGGCCGTGGAGGAACGCTTCGGGGTGAAGGCGGAAGGGGGGCTGCCGGCGTTCGCGGGTCGCGTGGACCGGGTGGACCGGGGACCGTCGGGGGAGGTCGAGATCATCGACTACAAATACCGCGACGGGAAGAACGAGAGGCCCCCGCTCTCCCTGATCCGGAACGGCCTTTCCCACCAGATCCCGGTGTACCTCCTGTTCGCCCGCACCCTTTCCCCCGCCGTGCGCGCGTCCCTCCTCTTCCTCAAGGGGGAGATCCGGTCCGTCACGGTGGAGGGAGGGCGATGGGAGGAGATCCGGGGGGAATGGTCCGCCTCGCTCGCCGCATGGCTTTCGCTTGTCTCCGCGGGATATTTCCCGCCCTTTCCCCACCACCGGTTCCGCTTCGCGGGCGACCTCCCGCCGAGGTATTGCCGGGGCTGCCCGTACCGGGACCATTGCCGCGTTTCGCCCGCCTTCGAGGGGACGGAAGCCGAGACGGAGGCGTTGATCCGGCGGGTCCTCGAAGACCCGGCCTTCCATGCGGTGGCGGGCTTGCGCCCGGTGAGGGAGGGCTAA